One segment of Meriones unguiculatus strain TT.TT164.6M chromosome X, Bangor_MerUng_6.1, whole genome shotgun sequence DNA contains the following:
- the Amer1 gene encoding APC membrane recruitment protein 1, whose translation METQKDEVVQIKGASASTVTEDRGAEKGAKNKTTETTEGPTSEPPLSGPGRLKKTAMKLFGGKKGICTLPSFFGGGRSKGSGKGNSKKGLNKSKTHDGLSEASHGPEDVVIEETGLSLSKSPSQFPSSQSVHGTLEIGPRCKTSVAEATEKAGVEKVPSVHKPKKGLKGFFSSIRRHRKSKVSGADQGGLGAKELEGARTRSQENVSSISLPSCEEIFPTARKENAKSQDAPGPKVSPSLEHFSPITEKTACKNPEKLTRTCVSEFMQPKPVPETGSQEETHTSETEEKVVTGEVNPPNGPVGDQLSLLFGDVTSLKSFDSLTGCGDIIAEQDMDSMTDSMASGGQRANRDGTKRSSCLVTYQGGGEEMALPDDDDNEEEENEEVELGDEEDEAKDGEEDDDLEYLWASAQIYPRSNLNVGYHTATSPSHQGYMLLDPVRSYPNLGPGELLTPQSDQQESAPNSDEGYYDSTTPGFEDDSREALGIVHRDCLPRDSYSGDALYEFYVPDDSLENSPPGDDCLYDLHGHNSETCGPFLNFEPFSSRPPGAMETEEERLVTIQKQLLYWELRREQLEVQEACAREANARETYARDTHPRESYNRDVRVREAQAREVHTQESRACENQVRQEKPILEYQMRPLGPSVMGLVVGTSGTSQTSHRGTTSAFPATSSSEPDWRDFRPLEKRFEGTCSKKDQSTCLMQLFQSDAMFEPDMQEANFGGSPRRAYPSYSPPEEPEEEDEKEGNATVSFSQALVEFTSNGNLFSSMSCSSDSDSSFTQNLPELPPMVTFDIADVERDGEGKCEENPEFHNDEDLTASLEAFELGYYHKHAFNSYHSRFYQGLPWGVSSLPRYLGLPGIHPRPPPAAMTLNRRSRSLDNAETPDLELSSSHLAQGYMESDELQAHQEDSDEEGEEEEGEWGQDSPLSLYTEPPGAYDWPTWARCPLPLEPDPAWITPSQLDEPFNQSSYGQATCCIPPVAMPVSVPGLPRAPGDSLPHLARPSHLPLPMGPCYNLQSQASQSGRARPRDVLLPVDEPSCSSTSGANSLSRAKSVGITHGIPQLPRVRPESLQLQPSHYRASNRDLSKERGEQGASLSTIYSSTAMNGNLAK comes from the coding sequence ATGGAGACTCAAAAGGATGAAGTTGTTCAGATCAAGGGAGCATCAGCCTCTACGGTTACCGAAGATAGAGGAGCTGAAAAAGGAGCCAAGAATAAAACAACTGAGACAACAGAAGGACCAACATCAGAGCCACCCTTATCAGGCCCAGGTAGGCTGAAGAAAACTGCCATGAAACTCTTTGGTGGCAAGAAGGGAATCTGTACTCTGCCTAGTTTCTTTGGGGGAGGACGAAGCAAAGGTTCTGGGAAAGGCAACTCTAAGAAGGGTCTGAACAAGAGTAAGACTCACGATGGTCTGAGTGAAGCATCTCACGGCCCTGAAGATGTTGTCATTGAAGAAACAGGCCTCTCTTTGTCTAAGTCACCTTCTCAATTTCCCAGTTCCCAGAGTGTCCATGGAACTTTGGAGATAGGCCCTAGATGTAAGACTTCTGTGgctgaagccacagagaaagctGGAGTTGAGAAGGTACCCTCTGTGCACAAGCCGAAGAAAGGCCTAAAAGGCTTTTTCAGCAGTATCCGTCGTCACCGGAAGAGCAAGGTTTCTGGGGCTGATCAGGGTGGGCTCGGGGCCAAGGAACTTGAGGGAGCTAGAACCAGGTCTCAGGAGAATGTGAGTTCAATCTCACTCCCCAGCTGTGAGGAGATATTCCCAACTGctagaaaagaaaatgccaaatCTCAGGATGCCCCTGGGCCAAAAGTTTCTCCATCACTAGAACATTTTTCACCAATTACTGAGAAGACAGCTTGTAAAAATCCAGAAAAACTCACAAGAACCTGTGTCTCAGAGTTCATGCAGCCCAAGCCTGTTCCTGAAACTGGTAGTCAAGAGGAGACCCACACttcagaaactgaagaaaaagtgGTGACAGGAGAGGTAAACCCACCCAATGGTCCTGTTGGGGATCAGCTAAGCCTCCTGTTTGGGGACGTCACATCCCTGAAAAGCTTCGACTCATTGACAGGTTGTGGTGACATTATAGCAGAACAGGACATGGACAGCATGACAGATAGCATGGCCTCTGGTGGCCAGAGGGCCAACCGAGATGGGACCAAGCGAAGTTCCTGCTTGGTGACCTAccaaggaggtggggaggagatggCCTTGCcagatgatgatgacaatgaggaagaagagaatgaggaggtAGAATTAGGGGATGAGGAAGATGAGGCCAAGGATGGGGAGGAAGATGATGACTTAGAGTATTTGTGGGCAAGTGCCCAGATATACCCAAGATCTAATCTAAACGTGGGCTACCATACTGCTACATCTCCCAGCCACCAGGGCTACATGCTCCTTGACCCAGTTCGGTCTTATCCTAACCTAGGCCCTGGTGAACTTTTGACTCCTCAGAGTGACCAGCAAGAGTCTGCTCCCAATAGTGATGAAGGTTATTATGACTCTACCACACCAGGATTTGAGGATGATTCACGTGAGGCTCTGGGCATTGTCCATAGAGATTGTCTACCCAGAGACAGTTATAGTGGTGATGCTCTATATGAGTTCTATGTGCCAGATGACAGTCTTGAGAACTCCCCACCTGGAGATGACTGCCTTTATGACCTCCATGGTCACAACTCCGAAACGTGTGGTCCGTTCTTGAACTTTGAACCCTTTTCTTCTCGGCCACCTGGGGCaatggaaacagaagaagaaCGGCTGGTGACCATCCAGAAGCAGTTACTCTACTGGGAACTTCGCCGAGAGCAGCTTGAGGTTCAAGAGGCATGTGCCAGAGAGGCTAACGCCAGAGAGACTTATGCTCGAGACACTCACCCGCGGGAATCTTACAACAGAGATGTCAGAGTCCGAGAAGCCCAGGCCAGAGAGGTTCATACTCAAGAGAGTCGAGCCTGTGAGAATCAGGTCCGGCAAGAGAAGCCCATCTTGGAGTATCAGATGAGACCATTAGGTCCATCAGTGATGGGCCTGGTGGTGGGGACATCAGGAACTTCTCAGACTTCCCACCGGGGAACCACGTCAGCATTCCCTGCTACTTCTAGCAGTGAACCAGACTGGCGGGATTTCCGTCCTCTGGAGAAGCGTTTTGAGGGGACTTGCTCCAAAAAAGATCAAAGTACTTGTTTGATGCAGCTCTTCCAGAGTGATGCCATGTTTGAGCCAGACATGCAAGAAGCAAATTTTGGAGGCTCTCCCAGGAGGGCCTACCCTAGTTATTCACCCCCTGAGGagccagaggaagaagatgagaaggaagggaaTGCCACTGTGAGTTTCTCACAGGCCCTAGTGGAGTTTACCAGCAATGGAAACCTTTTCTCCAGTATGTCCTGCAGCTCTGACTCTGACTCATCATTCACTCAAAACCTCCCTGAGCTGCCCCCCATGGTCACCTTTGACATTGCTGATGTGGAACGGGATGGAGAAGGCAAGTGTGAAGAGAATCCTGAGTTCCACAATGACGAAGACCTTACAGCCTCATTGGAAGCTTTTGAGCTGGGTTATTACCATAAGCATGCCTTCAACAGCTATCACAGTCGATTCTACCAAGGCCTGCCCTGGGGTGTTAGCAGCCTCCCTAGGTACTTGGGGCTCCCTGGCATACATCCTCGACCTCCACCTGCTGCAATGACACTCAATAGGAGAAGCCGTTCACTTGACAATGCAGAGACCCCAGATCTGGAGCTCTCCAGTTCTCACTTAGCCCAGGGTTACATGGAGTCTGATGAGCTACAGGCCCACCAGGAAGATTCAGATGAAGaaggtgaagaagaggaaggggaatggGGTCAAGACAGTCCCTTGTCTCTCTACACTGAACCTCCAGGGGCCTATGACTGGCCTACCTGGGCTCGCTGTCCTCTTCCATTGGAGCCAGATCCTGCTTGGATAACCCCTAGTCAGCTGGATGAGCCTTTCAATCAGTCTTCATATGGGCAGGCAACGTGTTGCATACCTCCTGTGGCAATGCCAGTTTCGGTGCCAGGGCTCCCAAGAGCACCTGGAGACTCTCTGCCTCACCTAGCTCGACCTTCACACTTACCCTTGCCCATGGGTCCTTGCTATAACCTTCAATCACAGGCCTCCCAGAGTGGGAGAGCCAGGCCTCGAGATGTACTGCTGCCTGTAGATGAGCCCAGCTGCTCCTCCACTTCTGGAGCCAACTCTCTGTCTCGAGCCAAGTCTGTAGGCATCACCCATGGTATTCCTCAGCTGCCCAGGGTACGGCCTGAATCCCTTCAGCTTCAACCCAGTCACTACAGAGCTTCCAACCGTGACCTGTCAAAGGAGAGGGGTGAACAAGGTGCCTCTCTCTCTACCATCTACTCCTCCACTGCCATGAATGGAAACCTAGCCAAGTAG